From Paenibacillus sp. V4I7, one genomic window encodes:
- a CDS encoding GntR family transcriptional regulator, translating into MSTDREPLYIQIQNHFKELISSRKLQEDDKIPTEKEILEQFNVSRITVANALNELAREGWIYRIPGRGTFIKGIPESYIPLAKKMAVQSPPANHAARPKIGLIFPFVDDFFAIRLIRGITSVLENSGYSLLMMFSFNSKEREKEIIRDLKDKVAGLIIFPVDAEVYNEEIITLKMTDYPFVLIDRYLPGVETNTVYSDSALAAKLAVDHLWGLGHRNIAICSDSPQPTVSVEERVDGYISALRDKGEMINPALFLTDFASQPSSDNPEHPLYRFIKNRMATAYIALNGNLGVHILSIAKREGLRVPEDLSIVTFDNPSPLMDELSLFTYIDQNEGEIGARAGELIIDTIKGNRTHLKNSRVVLEPRLVVKQTSGPVLPQE; encoded by the coding sequence ATGAGCACAGACAGGGAACCGCTATATATTCAGATTCAAAATCATTTTAAAGAACTGATCAGCTCTAGAAAATTGCAAGAGGACGACAAGATTCCGACTGAGAAGGAAATTCTCGAACAGTTTAATGTTAGCCGGATCACGGTAGCCAATGCGTTGAACGAGCTTGCTCGGGAAGGCTGGATTTACCGCATTCCGGGTAGGGGAACCTTTATAAAGGGTATCCCAGAAAGCTATATTCCTCTAGCGAAGAAAATGGCCGTTCAATCGCCGCCCGCTAATCACGCGGCACGTCCGAAGATCGGACTTATCTTTCCGTTCGTTGACGATTTTTTTGCAATCCGGTTGATCCGGGGCATTACTTCCGTTCTTGAGAATAGCGGGTACTCGCTGCTAATGATGTTCTCTTTCAATTCAAAGGAGCGGGAAAAGGAAATCATTCGGGATTTGAAAGATAAAGTAGCTGGCTTGATTATTTTTCCGGTGGATGCCGAGGTCTATAATGAGGAAATCATTACACTTAAAATGACGGATTATCCTTTCGTCCTTATTGACAGATATTTGCCTGGCGTAGAGACGAATACGGTATATTCCGACAGCGCTTTGGCAGCCAAACTGGCTGTAGATCACTTGTGGGGCCTCGGTCACCGCAACATCGCGATTTGTTCCGATTCACCTCAACCGACTGTATCTGTGGAAGAACGGGTGGATGGCTACATTAGCGCACTCAGAGATAAAGGCGAGATGATCAATCCTGCGTTATTCTTGACGGACTTTGCATCCCAGCCCTCATCGGATAATCCTGAGCACCCTCTGTACCGGTTTATCAAGAACCGGATGGCAACCGCATACATTGCGCTGAACGGAAACCTGGGCGTACACATTTTGTCTATTGCCAAGCGTGAAGGGCTCCGCGTGCCGGAAGATTTGTCCATTGTGACCTTTGATAATCCGAGTCCATTGATGGATGAGCTAAGTCTGTTCACATATATCGACCAAAACGAGGGCGAAATAGGGGCTAGGGCTGGGGAGCTGATCATTGACACTATAAAGGGGAATCGAACCCACCTTAAAAATAGCAGAGTGGTTTTGGAGCCGAGATTGGTTGTCAAACAAACGTCGGGTCCAGTACTTCCGCAAGAATAA
- a CDS encoding DUF6254 family protein, producing MSHSKRRDEAAWKSRKQAQHPHGKVKALEEFASEYDAEHKK from the coding sequence ATGAGCCACTCGAAACGCCGCGATGAAGCAGCATGGAAAAGCCGCAAACAAGCTCAGCATCCACATGGTAAGGTGAAGGCTCTGGAGGAATTCGCCAGTGAGTACGACGCGGAACATAAGAAGTAA
- a CDS encoding glycoside hydrolase family 38 C-terminal domain-containing protein, producing MPYTPIKVETLKQTLNRIENHIYLPVAPLSAIAYVTKEPVSFEERMSGQFLEVRPGEKWGELWDCAWFHFQGQVPREAAGSKVVLVLDVNGELCLVDEEGTPTQGLTNVNSEFDLTLGLPGKRVVQFASSASGEEVIDLWADAGNNDLFGHYRSGTLKEAQIAICSEATRQLYYDYEVLLDLAKHLEDQSARRARILQALYDVHLLLRDMSEENVAQARRILAPELSKQGGDPTLTATAIGHAHIDLAWLWPIRETYRKGARTFATALRMMEQYPDYVFGASQPQLYEWIKQQHPKLYAQVKERIAEGRWEVQGAMWVEPDSNIAGGEALVRQILFGKRFFQREFGLDMKMLWVPDIFGYSASLPQLLRKSGVEYVMTQKLSWNVHNDHPHHTFLWEGLDGSRVLTHLPPEDTYNGPALPRSILKAERDYLDKNVSDHCLVVFGIGDGGGGPGEEHLERLQREQNLQGLIPVKQEPALNFFEKLAMNKEKYKTWKGELYLEKHQGTLTSQARNKRYNRKIEKALRELEFAASLHFAYGNEYPTEELETIWKEVLLYQFHDILPGSSIKRVFDESLARYEILLARVTELTDQMYRGFASSIGTHGAVRPMVFFNSLPWERCEWMQLDNQWIQVTIPAMGYQVIDSAALFPYSSFEVTAVNDTLENELIKIGFGADGSILSIIDKALGREVIAAGESANVLSIYHDDGDAWDFPGDYAGTKPAHLKLMHSKTYISGPKAVVEQEYHYGKSVLTQKIILTAGSKRIDFETDVDWQEDSKMLRASFPVNVYTDQVNCDIQFGHLKRQTHRNTLWDYAKDEISAHQWIDLSQSDFGVALLNDCKYGYSVNRNVMDINLLRSPSHPDPTCDRARHQFVYAILPHEGDFIQAEVFKQGYELNAPITVVLASEEEGGLPKRFSGFEIEGPKVMIEAVKKAEDEDALVVRLYETSGMNGEIKLSVHLPHREALLADLMENPLETLSGDEGHYLLSFTPFEIKTVLIRLLH from the coding sequence ATGCCATACACGCCAATAAAGGTGGAAACCCTTAAGCAAACGCTAAATCGAATCGAAAATCATATTTACCTGCCGGTAGCTCCTCTTTCGGCCATCGCATATGTAACGAAGGAGCCCGTATCCTTCGAGGAAAGAATGTCGGGACAGTTTCTTGAAGTTCGCCCGGGAGAGAAGTGGGGAGAGCTGTGGGATTGTGCCTGGTTTCATTTCCAGGGTCAAGTGCCGAGAGAGGCTGCGGGGAGCAAGGTTGTACTTGTGTTAGATGTCAACGGAGAGCTATGCCTTGTCGATGAGGAAGGAACACCGACGCAAGGGCTCACTAACGTGAACTCAGAGTTTGACTTAACGCTTGGTTTGCCTGGCAAACGCGTCGTGCAGTTCGCATCTAGCGCATCGGGGGAAGAAGTCATCGATCTCTGGGCTGATGCTGGCAATAACGACTTGTTCGGGCATTACCGGAGCGGAACGCTGAAGGAGGCTCAAATAGCCATCTGCAGCGAAGCTACAAGACAGCTATATTACGATTATGAGGTGCTGCTCGATCTGGCCAAGCATCTAGAGGATCAATCGGCAAGAAGAGCACGTATTCTTCAGGCTCTTTATGACGTTCATCTACTACTCAGGGATATGTCAGAAGAGAACGTGGCGCAGGCAAGACGTATTCTGGCTCCGGAATTAAGCAAGCAGGGCGGAGATCCAACACTGACGGCTACTGCGATTGGACACGCGCATATCGATCTGGCTTGGCTGTGGCCAATTCGGGAGACTTATCGCAAAGGGGCTCGGACTTTCGCCACCGCGCTGCGGATGATGGAGCAATATCCCGATTATGTATTCGGAGCTAGTCAGCCTCAATTATACGAGTGGATCAAGCAACAGCATCCGAAATTATACGCCCAGGTCAAAGAGCGCATAGCGGAAGGACGCTGGGAAGTGCAAGGTGCCATGTGGGTGGAGCCGGATTCCAACATTGCGGGAGGAGAAGCACTTGTCAGGCAAATTCTCTTTGGGAAACGTTTTTTTCAGAGGGAATTCGGTCTCGATATGAAGATGCTATGGGTTCCCGACATTTTTGGTTATTCGGCCAGCTTGCCGCAGCTTCTGCGGAAGTCCGGGGTCGAGTACGTCATGACACAGAAGCTATCGTGGAACGTCCATAACGATCATCCGCATCATACGTTTCTCTGGGAAGGGCTGGACGGAAGCCGCGTGTTAACGCATTTGCCGCCAGAAGATACCTACAATGGTCCGGCGCTGCCAAGGTCGATTCTTAAGGCTGAAAGGGATTATTTGGATAAAAATGTATCCGATCATTGCCTTGTCGTGTTCGGAATCGGAGACGGTGGTGGCGGACCAGGAGAAGAGCACCTGGAGCGCCTTCAGCGTGAGCAGAATCTCCAAGGGCTTATTCCGGTGAAACAGGAGCCGGCCCTGAACTTTTTCGAGAAGCTGGCTATGAATAAAGAGAAATATAAGACATGGAAAGGTGAACTCTACCTAGAGAAGCACCAAGGAACGTTAACCAGCCAAGCCCGCAATAAACGATATAACCGGAAGATTGAAAAGGCGTTGAGAGAGCTGGAATTCGCTGCTTCGCTCCATTTCGCGTACGGTAACGAGTATCCGACCGAGGAGCTTGAAACAATCTGGAAGGAGGTGCTGTTGTACCAATTCCACGATATTTTGCCTGGTTCTTCTATTAAGCGTGTATTCGACGAATCCCTTGCACGTTACGAAATTTTACTAGCTAGAGTAACGGAGCTAACTGATCAGATGTATCGCGGCTTTGCATCCTCCATAGGGACGCATGGAGCAGTACGTCCGATGGTCTTCTTCAACTCCCTTCCATGGGAGCGCTGCGAATGGATGCAGCTAGACAATCAATGGATACAGGTAACGATTCCTGCTATGGGCTATCAGGTTATAGACTCGGCAGCGTTATTTCCATACTCCTCATTCGAAGTGACGGCCGTGAACGATACACTTGAGAACGAGTTGATCAAGATCGGCTTCGGTGCTGACGGAAGCATATTATCGATCATCGACAAAGCGCTTGGAAGAGAAGTAATCGCTGCTGGTGAATCTGCGAACGTGCTGTCCATCTATCACGATGACGGCGATGCTTGGGATTTCCCTGGCGATTATGCAGGTACGAAGCCTGCGCATCTGAAGCTCATGCATTCGAAGACCTACATCAGCGGGCCTAAAGCGGTGGTTGAGCAGGAGTATCATTACGGCAAGTCGGTACTCACGCAAAAAATCATTCTGACGGCGGGCAGTAAACGAATCGATTTTGAAACGGATGTCGACTGGCAGGAAGACAGCAAGATGCTGCGTGCGTCTTTCCCAGTCAACGTATATACCGATCAAGTGAATTGCGATATTCAATTCGGTCATCTGAAACGGCAAACTCACCGAAACACGCTGTGGGATTACGCGAAGGACGAAATAAGTGCTCATCAGTGGATCGATCTTTCCCAATCGGACTTCGGCGTTGCTCTCCTGAACGATTGCAAGTACGGCTACAGTGTTAACCGCAATGTCATGGATATCAATTTACTTCGTAGTCCATCCCATCCGGATCCAACTTGTGACAGGGCGCGTCATCAGTTCGTATACGCCATATTGCCGCATGAAGGGGATTTCATCCAGGCGGAGGTCTTCAAGCAAGGCTATGAGTTAAACGCTCCAATTACAGTCGTCTTGGCAAGTGAAGAAGAAGGCGGATTGCCGAAGAGGTTCTCAGGCTTTGAGATTGAAGGCCCCAAGGTCATGATTGAAGCGGTGAAAAAAGCGGAGGACGAAGATGCTCTCGTGGTTCGCCTTTATGAAACTTCGGGAATGAACGGCGAAATTAAGCTTTCGGTTCATCTTCCTCATCGAGAGGCCCTGCTTGCAGATTTAATGGAAAATCCATTGGAAACGCTGAGCGGTGATGAAGGACACTACCTGCTCTCCTTTACGCCGTTCGAGATTAAAACCGTACTCATCCGTTTGTTGCATTAA
- a CDS encoding glutamate synthase-related protein has protein sequence MNELMRNEGRFQDLLGVEHDSCGIICIIEKNGHPSRDNIQKTIEALVKMEHRSGFINGEGDGCGILTDIPRALWEKKLTDAGLDGKLAYDNRFSVGHIFVPRKLDLTVTEIQNGIRELFASHDVSIILEQENQVDSSVLGPNGLNDEPTFWQIAAIANKTEGQVADHLFELHIAIEDRYNVHVATLSNVTSAYKVLGAASILPKYFNDTRDSLFASQVTIGHNRYSTNTLSSFFRVQPFSLLGHNGEINTVKKLRIEADMVGVPLVSGGSDSQDMNRTIETFIHRFGLSLFEAMEMVFPPIINEMKQFRPELQDLYVYYRQVWGHFAQGPAGIVSRYGNECIFSVDALGLRPVWMVESDTSLYFSSEQGVITVGEMVADPKPIAPGEKVGVVLTPGEHVQVIPYHEVQTLVYERASKRLNIGGLRKYLNPVKTDAQAELNENIVATDQLYSAFGWDRDGIQHIETMSETGAEPIRSLGHDSPHAALAWERQNVPDFIKESVAVVTNPAIDRDREMEHFSTRIIAGTRTPVYAQVDSNLRFELLSPLVLEGTNGVDSEEHLSQPSYEQLLALFRAQGDHAVAVLSSTFARGTSLSDGLDALAAAAIAAARNGAALIVLDDAEAHQNDRLWLEPHLAVSKIDIALRAEKLGFGDNLRRHVTLILRSAAIRSLHDIAVACGLGADVISPYLLFSTASDKEGHAAAARKVYAALTKGLEKVISTIGTHELRGYTRFFSSIGFHPEVAEVLDIVNYLGSEKAGTGFAQLEADAELRYTDFTNPKAKAAKNFRFFQRMWKALGDAASGAAPYSDYRDKLREEEKKNPISIRHIAGFNIDKALSEGRKALDPSQVDISIGGHSLPMLISSMSFGSQNETAFRAYAEAGERLNMVTMNGEGGEIKDMLGRYKKTRGAQVASGRFGVNVELANAVAFLEIKIGQGAKPGEGGHLPGSKVTAKIAAARNATIGSDLISPSNNHDIYSIEDLAQIISELKEGSGRKAKIIVKIPVVPGIGTIAVGVAKAGADVITLSGFDGGTGAARIHSLTHVGLPTEIGTKLAHVALIEAGLRHRVELWSDGGLKSGSDVVKMVMLGANRAGFGSIAMQSIGCTTCRGCHLDTCHVGIATQIDSMEEAEEKGLRRFVPRQFDVAVDSLVRLFGGIGEEVREVVASLGFKSLQELVGRSDLLEQISHVDRIDLSDILRPAPLQFISDAERAMEEAAVSSDIRIAAGAEGLEFFPESLALDAPIVRNWSKVDAESRILGARYSSHRVRDRFDGSYDELPTVELNLIDGSVPGNGLAAFNARGVDITVHGGAEDGLGKMAFGGKVAIVKSLGKNNTFINGSVGKSFGYGAQKGLFLIQGSADTRACIRFSGADVVFGGEITTPLRDELGGLAARANLKGFAFEYMTNGRAVVMGDPGPWICAGMTGGVIYQRLVPEMGLDQAAIERRIAKGAKVKLETIGVQSKKDLSELLTAYHAELAKSGQSDAAAKIEGLLSNLEANFIRISPVNMQADQSVATE, from the coding sequence ATGAATGAATTGATGCGTAATGAAGGCCGTTTTCAAGATCTACTAGGAGTCGAACACGACAGCTGCGGTATTATTTGTATTATTGAAAAGAATGGTCACCCTTCCCGTGATAACATCCAAAAAACGATTGAAGCCCTTGTAAAAATGGAGCATCGTTCGGGTTTTATCAACGGTGAAGGCGATGGTTGCGGGATTTTAACGGATATTCCACGTGCTCTTTGGGAAAAGAAATTAACAGATGCGGGTCTTGACGGCAAACTTGCCTACGACAACCGTTTTTCTGTTGGACATATCTTTGTTCCGCGCAAGCTTGACCTGACCGTTACCGAAATCCAGAATGGCATTCGCGAGCTCTTTGCTTCCCATGATGTATCCATCATTCTCGAGCAAGAGAATCAAGTCGATAGCAGCGTTTTAGGCCCTAACGGCTTGAACGATGAGCCTACTTTCTGGCAAATCGCCGCGATTGCGAACAAAACGGAAGGCCAAGTTGCCGATCACCTTTTTGAACTGCACATCGCGATTGAAGATCGTTACAACGTTCACGTTGCTACACTAAGCAATGTTACATCGGCTTACAAAGTATTAGGAGCTGCAAGCATCCTTCCTAAATACTTTAACGATACACGTGATTCTTTGTTCGCTTCCCAGGTTACTATTGGTCATAACCGTTATTCGACGAACACATTATCCAGCTTCTTCCGCGTTCAACCGTTCTCCCTACTCGGGCACAATGGTGAAATTAACACGGTTAAGAAACTTCGTATTGAGGCAGACATGGTTGGTGTACCGCTGGTTAGCGGCGGTTCTGACTCCCAAGATATGAACAGAACGATTGAAACGTTCATTCACCGTTTTGGATTGTCCCTTTTCGAAGCGATGGAAATGGTGTTCCCTCCTATTATTAATGAAATGAAACAGTTCCGTCCGGAGCTTCAAGATTTATATGTGTACTACCGTCAAGTATGGGGTCATTTTGCTCAAGGTCCTGCTGGTATCGTTTCTCGTTATGGCAACGAATGTATTTTCAGTGTGGATGCGCTTGGTCTTCGTCCGGTATGGATGGTTGAGAGCGATACTTCCTTATACTTCTCCTCGGAGCAAGGTGTTATTACAGTTGGCGAAATGGTCGCAGATCCGAAACCAATTGCACCAGGTGAAAAAGTAGGCGTTGTGCTTACACCAGGTGAACACGTTCAAGTTATTCCTTACCATGAAGTGCAAACATTAGTGTACGAACGCGCTAGCAAACGTCTGAATATTGGCGGACTTCGCAAATATCTAAATCCAGTCAAAACAGATGCTCAAGCTGAGCTAAATGAGAACATTGTAGCGACAGATCAATTGTACAGTGCATTTGGTTGGGATCGTGACGGTATTCAACACATCGAAACGATGTCTGAAACAGGTGCTGAACCTATCCGCTCCCTGGGTCACGATTCACCTCATGCTGCCCTTGCTTGGGAACGCCAGAACGTGCCTGACTTTATTAAAGAAAGCGTAGCTGTTGTTACGAATCCTGCGATTGACCGTGACCGTGAGATGGAGCATTTCTCCACACGTATCATTGCTGGTACTCGTACTCCTGTTTATGCTCAAGTAGATAGCAACCTGCGTTTTGAGCTTCTGTCTCCACTTGTACTCGAAGGTACGAATGGCGTAGATAGCGAAGAGCACCTGTCACAACCTTCTTATGAGCAATTGTTGGCCCTGTTCCGTGCACAAGGAGATCATGCTGTAGCCGTGCTTTCCAGTACTTTCGCTCGCGGAACTTCTCTGAGTGACGGCTTGGACGCTCTGGCTGCTGCTGCTATCGCCGCTGCCCGCAATGGCGCTGCACTGATCGTACTTGACGATGCAGAAGCTCATCAAAATGACCGTTTGTGGCTTGAGCCGCATCTTGCCGTTTCCAAAATCGATATCGCACTTCGTGCGGAAAAACTCGGTTTCGGCGACAACTTGCGCCGCCATGTTACTTTGATCCTGCGTTCCGCTGCAATTCGCAGCTTGCATGATATCGCTGTAGCTTGCGGTCTTGGCGCAGACGTTATCTCACCATACCTGTTGTTCTCAACGGCTTCTGATAAAGAAGGCCATGCTGCAGCTGCACGTAAAGTGTATGCAGCACTGACGAAAGGTTTGGAGAAAGTTATTTCCACGATCGGTACTCATGAGCTTCGCGGTTACACACGCTTCTTCTCCTCCATCGGCTTCCATCCGGAAGTTGCTGAAGTATTAGATATCGTGAACTACCTCGGTAGCGAAAAAGCGGGAACTGGCTTTGCCCAGCTCGAAGCTGATGCCGAATTACGTTATACCGATTTTACAAATCCAAAAGCAAAAGCAGCGAAAAACTTCCGTTTCTTCCAACGTATGTGGAAAGCATTAGGCGACGCCGCTTCAGGCGCTGCTCCTTATAGCGACTACCGCGACAAGCTGCGTGAAGAAGAGAAGAAGAACCCGATTTCCATTCGTCACATTGCTGGATTCAACATTGACAAAGCACTGAGCGAAGGCCGCAAGGCACTCGATCCGTCACAAGTTGATATCTCCATTGGCGGCCATTCCTTGCCGATGCTGATTTCTTCGATGTCATTCGGTTCACAAAATGAAACAGCTTTCCGTGCCTACGCTGAAGCCGGCGAACGCCTGAACATGGTTACCATGAACGGCGAGGGCGGAGAGATTAAAGATATGCTCGGCCGTTACAAAAAAACGCGCGGTGCGCAAGTCGCATCCGGACGTTTCGGCGTTAACGTAGAATTAGCTAACGCAGTCGCTTTCCTTGAGATCAAAATCGGTCAAGGGGCTAAACCGGGCGAAGGCGGTCACTTGCCAGGATCCAAAGTAACAGCGAAAATCGCTGCTGCTCGTAACGCAACGATTGGTTCTGACCTGATCTCTCCTTCTAATAACCATGATATCTACTCGATCGAGGATTTGGCGCAAATCATTTCCGAGCTTAAAGAAGGTAGCGGTCGTAAAGCGAAAATTATCGTTAAAATCCCGGTTGTACCAGGTATCGGTACGATTGCGGTTGGTGTAGCGAAAGCAGGCGCTGACGTTATCACACTTTCCGGTTTTGACGGCGGTACAGGTGCGGCTCGTATTCACTCCTTGACACACGTTGGTCTTCCAACAGAGATCGGTACGAAGCTTGCTCACGTTGCTTTGATTGAAGCTGGTCTTCGTCACCGCGTTGAGCTGTGGTCCGATGGCGGTCTGAAATCAGGCTCTGACGTTGTTAAAATGGTTATGCTCGGTGCGAACCGTGCAGGATTCGGTAGTATCGCGATGCAATCGATCGGCTGTACAACTTGCCGCGGCTGTCATTTAGATACTTGTCACGTTGGTATTGCTACACAAATCGATTCCATGGAAGAAGCGGAAGAAAAAGGTCTTCGCCGTTTCGTACCTCGTCAATTCGATGTAGCTGTAGACAGCTTGGTTCGTTTGTTTGGCGGTATTGGTGAAGAAGTACGTGAAGTCGTTGCTTCCCTTGGTTTCAAAAGCTTACAAGAACTCGTTGGCCGTTCCGATCTATTGGAACAAATCAGCCACGTAGATCGTATTGATTTGTCCGACATCCTTCGTCCGGCTCCACTTCAGTTCATCTCCGATGCTGAAAGAGCAATGGAAGAAGCGGCTGTATCATCCGATATCCGTATCGCTGCAGGTGCAGAAGGTCTAGAATTCTTCCCAGAATCTTTGGCTCTTGATGCTCCAATCGTACGCAACTGGTCCAAAGTGGATGCCGAGTCCCGTATTCTCGGAGCTCGTTACTCCAGCCATCGCGTAAGAGATCGTTTCGACGGCAGCTACGATGAATTGCCAACAGTCGAGCTGAACTTGATTGACGGTTCCGTACCAGGAAACGGTCTAGCTGCATTCAATGCTCGTGGCGTAGACATTACTGTTCACGGCGGCGCTGAGGATGGTCTTGGTAAAATGGCCTTCGGTGGTAAAGTTGCGATTGTTAAATCACTTGGCAAAAACAACACCTTCATCAACGGCAGCGTTGGTAAATCGTTCGGTTACGGCGCTCAAAAAGGTTTGTTCTTGATTCAAGGCAGTGCAGATACACGCGCTTGTATCCGTTTCTCTGGTGCAGACGTTGTATTCGGTGGAGAGATTACAACTCCACTTCGTGATGAGCTTGGCGGACTTGCCGCTCGTGCGAACCTCAAAGGCTTCGCGTTCGAGTACATGACAAACGGCCGTGCCGTTGTTATGGGCGATCCAGGTCCATGGATTTGCGCAGGTATGACAGGCGGCGTGATCTACCAACGTCTCGTGCCAGAAATGGGTCTAGATCAAGCAGCAATCGAACGTCGTATTGCCAAAGGAGCGAAAGTTAAACTTGAAACCATTGGCGTACAAAGCAAAAAAGATCTTTCTGAATTGCTCACAGCTTACCACGCTGAGCTTGCTAAATCCGGTCAATCCGATGCAGCAGCAAAAATCGAAGGTTTGCTAAGCAATCTTGAAGCTAACTTCATCCGTATCTCACCGGTTAACATGCAAGCTGACCAATCTGTTGCTACGGAGTAG